Sequence from the Catenuloplanes indicus genome:
TGCCGGACCCCAGGCGTGCCTACGCCCGGTCTCCGTGCACGCGAACGGTCAGCGTCGACCTAAGGAGATCAGTGATGTCAGCCCCCACCGACCACCGAGACCTGCTGACCTGGGTCCGCCAGGTCGCCGACCTCACCCGGCCCGACCGCGTCGTCTGGTGCGACGGGTCCGACGAGGAGTACCGCCGGCTCACCGACGAGCTGGTCGGCACGGGCACGCTGGTCCGGCTCAATCCGGAACACCGTCCCGCGTCGTTCTGGGCGTGCACCGACCCGACCGACGTGGCCCGGGTCGAGGAGCGTACGTTCATCTGCTCGGCCGACGAGGCCGACGCCGGCCCCACCAACAACTGGGTCGCGCCGGACGAGATGAAGCGCGCGATGACGGAGCTGTACCGCGGCGCTATGCGTGGTCGTGCCATGTACGTGATCCCTTTTTGTATGGGTCCCTTGGACGCCGAGGATCCCAAATTCGGGGTCGAAATCACGGACAGCGCGTACGTCGTGGCCTCCATGCGCATCATGACGCGCATGGGCGGCGCGGTGCTGGCGGCGATGGGGACGGACGCGCAGTACGTCCGCGCGCTGCACTCGGTCGGCATGCCGCTCGAGCCAGGCGAGGCGGACGTGCCGTGGCCGTGCAGCCGGACGAAGTACATCTCGCACTTCCCGGAGAGCCTGGAGATCTGGTCGTACGGCTCCGGCTACGGCGGCAACTCGCTGCTGGGCAAGAAGTGCTACGCGCTGCGGATCGCCAGCGTACTCGCCCGCGACGAGGGCTGGCTGGCCGAGCACATGCTGATCATCAAGGTGACCTCGCCGGCGGGCCAGGTGCGGCACATCGCCGGCGCGTTCCCGTCCGCCTGCGGCAAGACCAACCTGGCCATGCTCGACCCGGTGCTGCCCGGCTGGAAGGTCGAGACGATCGGCGACGACATCGCCTGGATGCGGTTCGGGCCGGACGGCCGGCTCTACGCGGTCAACCCGGAGTTCGGGCTGTTCGGCGTGGCACCCGGCACGGACTGGACCACGAACGCGAACGCGATGCGCACGCTCGCACGCGGCAACGCGATCTTCACGAACGTCGCGCGCACGGACGACGGCGACGTCTGGTGGGAGGGGATGGGCGAGCCGCCGGCACACCTCACGTCCTGGACGGGCGAGCCCTGGATGCCGTCGGCCGGCGAGCCGTCGTCGCATCCGAACAGCCGGTTCTGCGTGCCGATCGGGCAGTGCCCGACGCTGGCCGCGGAGTACGACGACCCGCGGGGCGTGCCGATCGACGCGATCCTGTTCGGCGGCCGGCGCAGGACCACGGTGCCGCTGGTCGCGGAGGCGCGGGACTGGACGCACGGCGTCTACCTCGGTGCCACGCTGTCGTCCGAGACGACCGCGGCCGCGGCCGGGGCGGTCGGCGTGGTGCGCCGCGACCCGATGGCGATGCTGCCGTTCATCGGCTACCACGCGGGCGACTACCTCAACCACTGGATCTCGCTCGGCAAGTCGGCGCCGGACACGGTGCTGCCGAAGATCTTCTACGTGAACTGGTTCCGCCGGGACGACGACGGCGGCTT
This genomic interval carries:
- a CDS encoding phosphoenolpyruvate carboxykinase (GTP) encodes the protein MSAPTDHRDLLTWVRQVADLTRPDRVVWCDGSDEEYRRLTDELVGTGTLVRLNPEHRPASFWACTDPTDVARVEERTFICSADEADAGPTNNWVAPDEMKRAMTELYRGAMRGRAMYVIPFCMGPLDAEDPKFGVEITDSAYVVASMRIMTRMGGAVLAAMGTDAQYVRALHSVGMPLEPGEADVPWPCSRTKYISHFPESLEIWSYGSGYGGNSLLGKKCYALRIASVLARDEGWLAEHMLIIKVTSPAGQVRHIAGAFPSACGKTNLAMLDPVLPGWKVETIGDDIAWMRFGPDGRLYAVNPEFGLFGVAPGTDWTTNANAMRTLARGNAIFTNVARTDDGDVWWEGMGEPPAHLTSWTGEPWMPSAGEPSSHPNSRFCVPIGQCPTLAAEYDDPRGVPIDAILFGGRRRTTVPLVAEARDWTHGVYLGATLSSETTAAAAGAVGVVRRDPMAMLPFIGYHAGDYLNHWISLGKSAPDTVLPKIFYVNWFRRDDDGGFLWPGFGENIRVLKWIIERLDGRGAAVESPIGLVPPASAIDLSGLSLPPGALEAALAVDPDEWRAELPLITEWFERFGGKLPAALWAELDALKARLG